The Paenibacillus mucilaginosus 3016 genome includes the window CCAGAAGCGGATACCCTGAACCTACAGGTTACGCTTCACGTCTCACGCCTGCACACCATTACCTTTAACGGACTTCACTCGATCAAAAAAAAGTTCGCCCCGTCCCCGTCTTCTTTTCCCCTTGGACTGATGACCGAAACGAGCAAATGCGAGATATACTTCCGATATGTAATCGAAAGGCGGAAGCCCCGCCGCTGACTGAACTTATCAGTCAGCGGTCCGGAGCTTCCGCCTGTTTGGCATTTATCAAGCGCATGGGAACTTCAACGATATGGAGGCCGACTTACGCGCGGCTGCGAAGCGTGTCCGCCGAAGCGGCCACCTTGCTTACCGCGCCGCCGATCTCACGAACCACCTGCTGCAGCGTATCCATCTCGGATTCCATATCGACCGTACGGTCGATGTTGCTCTGCATGGAGTCCATAATGCCCGTGAATACCCTGCGGGCTTCGGCCGCTTCCTTGCGGGAGGTCTCCACTACCTGCTGCACCTCGGCAATCGAACGGATGACATTCGTATTGTATTTGTCCGACTGAGACACAATATCCCCAATCCGGGTGAGAGTGGTCTTGGTATCTTCGGAGAGCTTGCGCACCTGATCGGCCACGATGGAGAAGCCTCTTCCGTGCTCTCCGGCGCGGGCGGCCTCGATCGCCGCATTGAGCGACAGCAGGTTCGTCTGCTCCGCAATGTCCTGCACGATCGTGACAATCTCCTTGATCTGGCCCATGAGCTCGCTGAGCTGGCCGATCGCCGTCTGCATGTGGTCCGCGCGGTCATGAATGGCATGAATGCGGGTCTCGAGCGAGTTCAGCCGCTCCTGGCCCGTACCGGCCAGGCTCTGGCTTGTCTTGGACTGCTGGACTGTCATCTCCAGCGCCTCCTTGACGCCCCCGCTGCTGGATATCAAGCCATCGACCGACCGGCTGCTCACGTCGGTGAGCAGCGACAGCTCTTCGCTGATCGAGCGCAGATCGCTGCGGTAGCGCTCATGCTCCAGCTCCCGCTGGCGGAGATTCTCCTTCTCGTACGCCTCGAGCACGAGCTGCTGCTCGAAATTCAGCAGCTTCGTCACGATGCCCGAGATGACGACGCTCTCCTCGCGGTCCTGCACATGCGTCTGCACGACCTGAAGGAACGCGTTCTGCAGGTTCTGGAAAGCGCCCATGTACCACTTGGGCTCCAGCCCGATCCGCTGATGGATCAGAGCGATCCCGATCCGCTTCTCGACGAATTTGCGGTCGATCTGCCCGCTGAACAGCTCGGTCAGATGCACCTTCAGCGTCCTGCGCAGGCGCTCTACCGAGCTGTGGTCGTGGATGATTTTCTCCAGCTTGCCTACCTTCAGGACGGCATCATAGAACTGTTCCACAATCCAGTCGATCTGGCTGACCATCAGCGGCTGAATCATCTTGATCACCCGCAGGTCCTGCTCCGTGAACCGGATCATTCGCAGCTGCTCATCCAGCTCGCTGTCATCGATTGTATAGGATACGGCCACCTGGTTCATCTGCTCCTGCTTCAGGAACAGCTCATGATGGGCGGGCTTCGCATCCCGCTTCCACCCGAACCATCCGGCTACCGTGCTGAAAGGACATTTGCTCATGGGGGCTCCTCCTGTTGACATCGTCCGCGGCTGCCCGGCGGAAGTGCCGGGCTTCTTTCCATGCAGCCGAAAGAAAGCGCGTTGCGGTCAATCCAATGATATATATCATTTGATATCGGCAGGAGGAGCAGAACATATTAGGAGGCAGGGGACTCATTTGTTTTCCAGGGAGCGGCCGTCGATGCTTTACGTCTCGGAGA containing:
- a CDS encoding globin-coupled sensor protein, whose translation is MSKCPFSTVAGWFGWKRDAKPAHHELFLKQEQMNQVAVSYTIDDSELDEQLRMIRFTEQDLRVIKMIQPLMVSQIDWIVEQFYDAVLKVGKLEKIIHDHSSVERLRRTLKVHLTELFSGQIDRKFVEKRIGIALIHQRIGLEPKWYMGAFQNLQNAFLQVVQTHVQDREESVVISGIVTKLLNFEQQLVLEAYEKENLRQRELEHERYRSDLRSISEELSLLTDVSSRSVDGLISSSGGVKEALEMTVQQSKTSQSLAGTGQERLNSLETRIHAIHDRADHMQTAIGQLSELMGQIKEIVTIVQDIAEQTNLLSLNAAIEAARAGEHGRGFSIVADQVRKLSEDTKTTLTRIGDIVSQSDKYNTNVIRSIAEVQQVVETSRKEAAEARRVFTGIMDSMQSNIDRTVDMESEMDTLQQVVREIGGAVSKVAASADTLRSRA